A single region of the Halonatronomonas betaini genome encodes:
- a CDS encoding ArsR/SmtB family transcription factor: protein MASDLKEKSESCLTCEVFNPHEMIIELLKKKELDEDVYQRLSDIFKALSDPTRLKIINALRVKELCVCDIQEAVGLSTSAVSHQLRILRNLDLVKYRKEGRQAIYSLADEHVLALFSQGLEHVLESIPEKK from the coding sequence ATGGCTTCAGATTTAAAGGAAAAATCAGAGAGTTGTCTGACATGTGAGGTTTTTAATCCCCATGAGATGATTATTGAGCTGTTAAAGAAAAAGGAGCTGGATGAGGATGTCTACCAGCGGCTTTCAGATATTTTTAAGGCCCTTTCTGACCCGACCAGGCTAAAAATAATTAATGCCTTAAGGGTTAAGGAGCTCTGTGTATGTGATATTCAGGAGGCTGTTGGTCTTAGCACCTCGGCAGTATCCCATCAGCTCAGAATTTTGCGGAACCTTGATCTGGTTAAATACAGGAAGGAAGGTCGCCAGGCTATTTATTCCCTGGCTGATGAGCATGTGCTGGCCCTTTTCAGTCAGGGGCTTGAGCATGTACTTGAATCGATTCCTGAGAAAAAATAA
- a CDS encoding (2Fe-2S)-binding protein, which produces MRIKDHPVLEFDRGQEIKFTFNGEEIRAYEGETIAAALHAAGVKELSKSLRHDRPRGLFCAIGNCSSCFMEVDGRANVKTCVTEVEEGMEVNTQQGKGELSG; this is translated from the coding sequence ATGAGAATAAAAGATCATCCTGTCCTGGAGTTTGACCGGGGTCAAGAGATTAAGTTTACTTTTAATGGAGAAGAAATTAGGGCGTATGAAGGTGAGACGATTGCTGCAGCTCTTCATGCTGCAGGGGTTAAGGAGTTATCTAAAAGTCTCCGCCATGATCGACCGAGAGGTTTATTCTGTGCCATCGGTAATTGTTCTTCCTGCTTTATGGAGGTTGATGGCAGGGCTAATGTTAAGACCTGTGTAACTGAGGTTGAAGAGGGTATGGAAGTTAATACCCAGCAGGGAAAGGGGGAACTCAGTGGATAG
- a CDS encoding FAD-dependent oxidoreductase — protein MDRIELAVVGGGPAGLAAANKAAELGLEKIVLFERDNFLGGQLVKQTHQFFGSKDQYAGTRGVDIADELTEKVHSEAGIEVKTGAVVQAYYEDGVIGYLENERFQKVKPEKTIIATGAAEKMLSFPNNDLPGIYGAGAVQTLMNQYGILPGQEILMIGAGNIGLIVTYQLLQAGVKVKAVVEATDRIGGYAVHATKIRRAGIPILTKHTIKEARGDSKVEEAVICQLDENWNIIDGTEEILEVDTICLAVGLTPKVDLALQAGCQMAYVPELGGDVPVRDEDLELTERNIYIAGDAGGIEEATAAILEGELAAVNAVKAIAGKSSKLDAAYADVSEKLADLRRGPVGEEIRSGLKKARGDENAGRDRYSRQRRYSK, from the coding sequence GTGGATAGGATTGAACTGGCTGTTGTTGGAGGAGGTCCCGCTGGTCTGGCAGCTGCTAATAAAGCAGCAGAATTAGGTTTAGAGAAAATAGTTTTATTTGAGAGAGATAATTTTTTAGGGGGTCAATTAGTTAAACAGACCCATCAATTTTTTGGTTCAAAGGACCAATATGCAGGTACCAGAGGAGTAGATATTGCAGATGAACTGACAGAAAAGGTTCACAGTGAGGCTGGAATTGAGGTTAAGACTGGAGCTGTTGTTCAGGCTTATTATGAAGATGGTGTTATTGGCTATTTAGAAAATGAGAGGTTCCAGAAGGTAAAGCCTGAAAAGACGATAATTGCGACTGGAGCTGCTGAGAAGATGCTTTCATTTCCTAATAATGATCTGCCTGGTATTTATGGGGCAGGGGCAGTTCAGACTCTGATGAATCAGTATGGAATCTTGCCTGGCCAGGAGATTTTAATGATCGGGGCAGGAAATATTGGCCTGATTGTTACCTATCAGTTATTGCAGGCCGGTGTTAAGGTTAAGGCTGTTGTTGAGGCTACAGATAGGATTGGTGGCTATGCTGTCCATGCTACTAAGATCAGGCGGGCAGGGATTCCTATTTTGACAAAACATACGATTAAAGAGGCCAGAGGAGATTCAAAGGTTGAGGAGGCTGTTATCTGCCAGCTTGATGAAAACTGGAACATAATAGACGGAACAGAGGAGATTTTAGAAGTTGATACTATCTGCCTGGCTGTGGGACTTACGCCAAAGGTTGATCTGGCCCTGCAGGCTGGCTGTCAGATGGCCTATGTGCCTGAATTAGGCGGTGATGTTCCTGTCAGAGATGAAGACCTGGAGCTAACCGAGAGGAATATTTATATTGCCGGTGATGCCGGAGGAATTGAAGAGGCGACTGCTGCTATTTTAGAGGGCGAGCTGGCTGCTGTTAATGCTGTTAAGGCAATTGCTGGCAAGAGCTCTAAATTAGATGCTGCCTATGCAGATGTTAGCGAAAAGCTGGCTGATTTGCGGAGAGGACCGGTTGGAGAAGAGATCAGGTCTGGCTTAAAGAAAGCAAGAGGTGATGAAAATGCTGGAAGAGACAGGTATTCCCGACAGAGAAGATATTCAAAATAA
- a CDS encoding 4Fe-4S binding protein, which yields MLEETGIPDREDIQNNLPDEERLKEGPVAIFECYQEIPCDPCYYSCPLGAIKEFEDINNLPELDSDKCTGCAQCVANCPGLAIFVIDYTYSEDEGVIRLPYEFSPLPAVDEQVIALDHSGEEVGTGRIVRVVNNENQDKTAIVWLAVDKDKLLTVRHFKRMEESADG from the coding sequence ATGCTGGAAGAGACAGGTATTCCCGACAGAGAAGATATTCAAAATAATCTGCCTGACGAGGAACGCTTAAAAGAGGGGCCGGTGGCTATCTTTGAATGCTATCAGGAGATTCCCTGTGATCCCTGTTATTATAGCTGCCCGTTAGGGGCGATTAAAGAGTTTGAAGATATTAATAATCTGCCAGAGCTTGATTCAGATAAATGTACTGGCTGTGCCCAGTGCGTGGCTAACTGCCCTGGCCTGGCTATCTTTGTTATTGATTATACCTATAGTGAAGATGAGGGTGTTATCAGGCTGCCCTATGAGTTCTCGCCGCTACCAGCTGTTGATGAGCAGGTGATTGCTCTGGATCATTCTGGAGAAGAGGTTGGAACTGGCAGGATTGTCAGGGTTGTGAATAATGAGAATCAGGATAAGACAGCTATTGTCTGGCTGGCAGTTGATAAGGATAAACTCTTAACTGTCAGGCATTTTAAGAGGATGGAGGAGTCTGCTGATGGATGA
- a CDS encoding (2Fe-2S)-binding protein: MDENNIIICRCEDLSLAELRDVIEDGYETIDEIKRVIRLGMGPCRGGTCLQLIDRVLAEYQGTGRDAIQQPTNRPPVEGMKLKEIAGGLDEI; encoded by the coding sequence ATGGATGAGAATAATATTATTATCTGCCGTTGTGAAGATCTTTCCCTGGCTGAACTCAGGGATGTAATTGAGGATGGCTATGAGACAATTGATGAGATCAAGCGGGTTATTAGACTTGGCATGGGGCCCTGCCGGGGAGGAACCTGTCTTCAGCTGATTGATCGGGTTCTGGCTGAATATCAGGGGACTGGTAGAGATGCAATCCAGCAGCCGACTAACAGGCCTCCTGTTGAGGGTATGAAGCTTAAGGAGATTGCAGGTGGTCTTGATGAAATCTAA
- a CDS encoding NAD(P)/FAD-dependent oxidoreductase, which yields MKSKADAVIIGGGVIGLAIAYNLAKKGMDDIVVLEREYLGSGATGRCGAGIRQQWGTEMNCRLARKSMDIFENMNELLETKMDIELKQQGYLLLAFSDKEMEQFRKNLELQARENIPSREVTPEEAKEIVPHLNIDDVAGGTFCPTDGHANPFLVVKAYEDAARRLGVEINTFTEAIDITKEAGRITGVQTDKGFIATDKVVNAAGGYSCQIGEMVGLDLPVKPERHEILVTERVEPFQGPMVMSFSYNIYCQQTPGGPFLMGFGDPDEPASFNRKSSWHFLEEMARKTYKLLPPLGELRVVRQWAGLYNITPDRQPIITESKEVPGFYMAIGFSGHGFMIAPMTGILMAEMILGEDLSLDINLDLERFEKGDLILEPSVV from the coding sequence ATGAAATCTAAAGCTGATGCTGTTATAATCGGTGGTGGAGTGATTGGGCTAGCAATAGCTTATAATCTTGCAAAAAAGGGCATGGACGATATTGTTGTTTTAGAACGGGAATATTTAGGCAGTGGAGCCACCGGCCGTTGTGGTGCCGGGATTCGCCAGCAATGGGGAACAGAGATGAACTGCCGGCTGGCCAGAAAGAGTATGGATATTTTTGAGAATATGAATGAACTTTTAGAGACCAAGATGGATATTGAGCTAAAACAGCAGGGTTATCTGCTGCTGGCTTTTTCTGATAAGGAGATGGAACAGTTTAGAAAGAACCTGGAATTGCAGGCAAGGGAGAATATTCCTTCCAGGGAGGTTACACCTGAAGAGGCTAAGGAGATTGTTCCTCATTTAAATATTGATGATGTTGCTGGCGGTACTTTCTGTCCGACTGATGGCCATGCCAATCCCTTTTTAGTTGTGAAGGCCTATGAAGATGCGGCCAGGAGGCTGGGAGTTGAGATAAATACTTTTACTGAAGCGATAGATATTACTAAAGAGGCTGGCAGAATTACAGGGGTCCAGACAGACAAGGGCTTTATTGCCACAGATAAGGTTGTTAATGCTGCCGGCGGGTATTCCTGTCAGATAGGTGAGATGGTGGGTCTTGATCTGCCTGTGAAGCCTGAACGCCATGAGATCCTTGTTACTGAGAGGGTTGAGCCCTTTCAGGGGCCGATGGTGATGTCTTTCTCTTATAATATTTACTGTCAGCAGACACCTGGAGGACCATTTTTAATGGGCTTTGGCGACCCTGATGAGCCGGCCAGTTTTAATCGTAAAAGCAGCTGGCATTTTTTAGAGGAGATGGCTAGAAAGACATATAAGCTTCTGCCACCATTAGGTGAGCTGAGGGTTGTCAGGCAGTGGGCAGGTTTATATAATATTACCCCTGACAGACAGCCAATAATAACTGAGTCTAAGGAGGTTCCAGGTTTCTATATGGCGATTGGATTTTCTGGCCATGGTTTTATGATAGCTCCAATGACAGGGATCTTAATGGCTGAGATGATCCTCGGTGAAGATTTGAGTCTGGATATTAATTTAGATCTTGAAAGGTTTGAGAAAGGTGATTTAATCTTAGAACCGTCTGTAGTTTAA
- the pruA gene encoding L-glutamate gamma-semialdehyde dehydrogenase gives MSNRILGLERPDNEPIYNYEPGSKRRKEVKRQLKKMKEEFLEIPVVIGGKEIKTDNTAEIKCPHDHSTVLGQYHKADEELVQQAIENSMEAKAEWASMDWEDRVAIFDRAAALLAGPWRAKINAATMLAQSKNIFQAEIDAACELIDFFRFNNYYLSQIYQDQPASSETEINKMEYRPLEGFVFAVPPFNFTSIGGNLPSAPAVCGNTVLWKPASTAVYSNYLIFKLLEEAGLPAGVINFIPGSGREIGPEVIADSRLAGIHFTGSTATFQYMWEEVGRNIKNYDSYPRIVGETGGKDFVFAHKSADPEALITALVRGAFEYQGQKCSAASRAYIPHELWDEISEDLIQQVEDLKVGPVEDFTNFINAVIDHKAFKDITEYIDHARESADAKILAGGEYDDSNGFYIDPTIVLAEEPDYKTMVEEIFGPVLTIYLYDSEEYEETLKLCDNTSPYGLTGAIFSKDREATVKARETLVQAAGNFYINDKPTGAVVGRQPFGGARASGTNDKAGSKLNLYRWISPRTIKENLVPPKDYSYPFMEDK, from the coding sequence ATGAGCAATAGAATTCTTGGTTTAGAGAGGCCAGATAATGAGCCGATATATAATTATGAACCAGGTAGCAAGAGGAGAAAAGAGGTTAAGCGGCAGCTAAAGAAGATGAAGGAAGAGTTTTTAGAGATCCCTGTTGTAATTGGCGGGAAAGAGATAAAGACTGATAATACAGCTGAGATTAAATGTCCCCATGATCATAGCACTGTTTTAGGGCAGTATCATAAAGCAGATGAGGAGCTTGTTCAGCAGGCGATTGAAAATTCCATGGAAGCTAAGGCTGAATGGGCCAGTATGGACTGGGAGGATAGAGTTGCTATCTTTGATCGGGCGGCAGCTTTACTGGCTGGACCCTGGAGGGCAAAGATTAATGCAGCCACTATGTTAGCCCAGAGCAAGAATATTTTCCAGGCTGAGATTGATGCTGCCTGTGAGTTGATCGACTTTTTCCGGTTTAATAATTATTACTTAAGCCAGATCTATCAGGACCAGCCAGCTTCATCTGAGACTGAGATTAACAAGATGGAATACAGGCCTCTAGAGGGCTTTGTCTTTGCTGTTCCTCCATTTAACTTTACATCGATCGGCGGCAATCTTCCGTCGGCACCTGCAGTCTGTGGGAATACTGTTCTCTGGAAGCCGGCGTCTACTGCGGTTTATTCTAATTACCTGATTTTCAAGCTTTTAGAAGAGGCAGGGCTGCCAGCTGGTGTTATTAACTTTATTCCTGGTTCAGGTAGAGAGATCGGGCCAGAAGTTATTGCTGATTCCCGCCTGGCAGGCATTCACTTTACTGGCTCTACAGCTACTTTCCAGTATATGTGGGAAGAGGTTGGCAGAAATATTAAGAATTATGATAGCTATCCAAGAATTGTTGGCGAGACTGGAGGCAAGGACTTTGTCTTTGCCCATAAATCTGCTGATCCTGAAGCCTTAATCACAGCTTTAGTTAGAGGTGCCTTTGAGTATCAGGGCCAGAAATGTTCTGCAGCTTCAAGGGCTTATATTCCTCATGAACTCTGGGATGAGATCTCTGAAGACTTGATTCAGCAGGTTGAAGATTTAAAAGTTGGACCGGTGGAAGATTTCACTAACTTTATTAATGCAGTGATTGATCATAAAGCCTTTAAAGATATTACTGAATATATCGATCATGCCAGGGAATCGGCTGATGCCAAGATTCTGGCCGGTGGCGAGTATGATGATTCTAATGGGTTTTATATTGATCCGACGATTGTCCTGGCTGAAGAGCCTGATTATAAGACGATGGTAGAAGAGATATTTGGTCCTGTTTTAACAATTTATCTTTATGATTCTGAAGAATATGAAGAGACTTTAAAATTATGTGATAATACCTCTCCATATGGCCTGACTGGGGCTATCTTCAGTAAAGATAGAGAGGCTACTGTTAAGGCCAGAGAGACTCTGGTTCAGGCTGCCGGTAATTTCTATATCAATGATAAGCCGACTGGTGCAGTTGTTGGCAGGCAGCCATTTGGCGGAGCCAGGGCTTCTGGTACCAATGATAAAGCTGGAAGTAAATTGAACTTATATCGCTGGATTTCTCCAAGGACGATTAAAGAGAATTTAGTGCCACCAAAGGATTATAGCTATCCATTTATGGAAGATAAATAG
- a CDS encoding helix-turn-helix domain-containing protein → MVNNFEGRELNIIEEIIFSENQRLSSFNFDDPAYIKDLKLDESQALVIELRDPGSLDSLSAIGREEYLRRWQSELKKKLNQLIPNYIMIAVDIFKLAIFFDHRAVTESDLIKGIEAIDVADNFSEIDLIAGLGQNYKSVEGLSISYQEAVQAIDYARFFAFKVVSYRSIITEKIARSLYNNENERLILSLIRSDNYQQAKNEFFALKDNLYQECWPAEIKLRIYNLMSRIKLEILKGINLEERDKEEPIELSSLLRVLNGKEVDEIIDEFWHWIFQTFKEQLAYPSLREEIQSALDYIRKNYHREISLEEIARQVGLSKYYFSHLFSNEIGENFSTYLSQYRLNRASQLLLENRRENISEIAYQVGFNDPNYFARAFKERFNISPSKYRSSN, encoded by the coding sequence ATGGTTAATAATTTTGAAGGTAGAGAGTTAAATATTATTGAGGAGATTATCTTTTCTGAAAACCAGAGGCTCTCGTCTTTTAATTTTGATGATCCTGCCTATATTAAAGATTTAAAACTTGATGAGAGTCAGGCACTTGTTATTGAACTAAGGGACCCAGGTTCACTTGATTCTTTATCTGCAATTGGCCGGGAGGAATATTTGCGGCGCTGGCAGAGTGAGCTGAAGAAAAAATTAAATCAATTAATCCCAAATTATATCATGATTGCAGTTGATATTTTTAAGCTGGCGATATTTTTTGACCATAGAGCTGTAACTGAAAGTGATTTAATTAAAGGGATAGAGGCAATTGATGTAGCTGATAATTTTAGTGAGATAGATCTTATAGCTGGACTTGGCCAGAATTATAAGTCTGTTGAGGGGCTTTCAATCTCATATCAGGAGGCTGTTCAGGCTATAGATTATGCCAGGTTCTTTGCATTTAAGGTGGTCAGTTATCGCTCGATAATAACTGAAAAGATTGCCAGGTCTTTATATAATAATGAGAATGAGAGACTGATTTTGTCTTTAATTAGATCAGATAATTATCAGCAGGCCAAAAATGAGTTTTTTGCCTTAAAGGATAATTTATACCAGGAATGCTGGCCGGCAGAGATAAAGCTCAGAATTTATAATTTAATGAGCAGGATTAAATTGGAGATTTTAAAAGGGATTAATCTGGAAGAAAGGGATAAAGAAGAGCCAATTGAGTTAAGTTCACTCTTGAGGGTTTTAAATGGGAAGGAAGTTGACGAAATTATTGATGAATTCTGGCACTGGATCTTCCAGACTTTTAAGGAGCAGCTGGCATATCCATCCCTCAGGGAAGAGATTCAATCAGCCCTTGATTATATTAGAAAGAACTATCACAGGGAGATAAGTCTTGAGGAGATTGCCAGGCAGGTAGGGTTATCTAAATATTATTTTAGCCACTTATTTAGCAATGAGATTGGAGAAAATTTTTCAACTTACTTAAGTCAATACAGACTAAATAGGGCAAGTCAGTTATTACTGGAAAACAGAAGGGAAAATATATCTGAGATTGCCTATCAGGTCGGGTTTAATGACCCGAATTATTTTGCCAGGGCATTTAAAGAAAGGTTTAATATTTCTCCATCAAAATATAGAAGTAGCAATTAA
- a CDS encoding 4Fe-4S dicluster domain-containing protein, whose translation MARKGKVKIARPDWCKTCGICIEVCPVEVLELGNTRIQIAHLENCIGCENCELSCPDFVLKVVEDNE comes from the coding sequence GTGGCCCGAAAGGGAAAGGTTAAAATTGCCAGGCCAGATTGGTGCAAAACCTGTGGAATCTGTATTGAAGTCTGTCCAGTGGAGGTTTTGGAATTAGGGAATACTAGAATTCAGATAGCTCATTTAGAGAACTGTATAGGTTGCGAAAACTGTGAATTAAGTTGTCCTGATTTTGTCTTAAAGGTGGTGGAAGATAATGAGTAA
- a CDS encoding 2-oxoacid:acceptor oxidoreductase subunit alpha, protein MSKSITLLLQGDEAVVEGGMAAGADFFAGYPITPASEIAEGFAEQLPEKGGKFIQMEDEIAGMGCIVGASLAGAKAITATSGPGFSLKQENLGFAIMVEAPCVVVNVQRVGPSTGLPTSPSQGDIMQAKWGTHGDHPIIALSPSSVSETFDLTVTAFNLAEKYRIPVILLLDEIVGHMREKITIPPADELEIVNRKKPKPEDNDNFYPYEETEDLIPPMPDYGTGFKYHSTGLFHDKTGFPRGKTEDARKLMDRLMGKINNNLDDIIHLEEDLNGDEDVVVLAYGSTVRSAISAVNQVREDGVKAGWVKLKTIWPFADDYVRELAEKVDRIIVPELNMGQLIGEVKRVAAGKAEVTGINRYDGTLITPADVVAEIKGAL, encoded by the coding sequence ATGAGTAAATCTATAACTTTATTGCTCCAGGGAGATGAAGCTGTTGTTGAAGGTGGAATGGCAGCAGGTGCTGATTTTTTTGCCGGATATCCGATTACTCCTGCCTCTGAAATTGCAGAGGGCTTTGCAGAGCAATTGCCTGAAAAAGGCGGTAAGTTTATTCAAATGGAAGATGAGATAGCTGGAATGGGTTGTATTGTTGGGGCTTCACTGGCTGGAGCCAAGGCAATAACAGCGACCAGTGGACCAGGATTTTCGTTGAAACAGGAGAATCTAGGATTTGCGATTATGGTTGAAGCTCCCTGTGTTGTTGTTAATGTTCAGAGGGTTGGTCCCTCAACCGGTCTGCCGACCTCGCCTTCACAGGGTGATATTATGCAGGCTAAATGGGGAACCCATGGAGACCATCCGATTATTGCATTATCGCCATCTTCGGTTTCGGAGACCTTTGATCTGACTGTGACCGCTTTTAATTTAGCTGAAAAATATAGAATACCTGTTATTTTGCTTTTAGATGAGATAGTTGGCCATATGCGGGAAAAGATTACTATTCCTCCTGCTGATGAACTTGAGATTGTCAATAGAAAGAAGCCTAAGCCAGAGGATAATGATAATTTTTATCCCTATGAAGAAACTGAGGATTTAATACCTCCGATGCCTGATTATGGGACAGGTTTTAAGTATCATTCAACCGGTCTTTTTCATGATAAAACAGGATTTCCAAGGGGTAAGACTGAAGATGCCAGGAAATTGATGGATAGATTGATGGGTAAAATCAATAATAATTTAGATGATATTATTCATCTTGAAGAGGATTTAAATGGCGATGAAGATGTTGTTGTTCTAGCCTATGGTTCAACTGTCCGTTCGGCAATCAGTGCAGTTAACCAGGTTAGAGAGGATGGAGTAAAAGCAGGCTGGGTTAAATTGAAGACTATCTGGCCATTTGCTGATGATTATGTTCGAGAACTGGCAGAAAAGGTGGATAGAATTATTGTGCCTGAATTAAATATGGGACAATTGATTGGAGAAGTTAAAAGAGTGGCAGCTGGCAAAGCTGAGGTTACCGGTATTAACCGCTATGACGGTACACTGATTACACCGGCCGATGTAGTTGCTGAAATAAAGGGGGCTCTCTAA